The Hyphococcus flavus genome contains a region encoding:
- the hutH gene encoding histidine ammonia-lyase, protein MSTLLIPGSVSLTTLETVYRGGEPAGLDPVCHQGIQRSAEILAVAAKGDDPVYGVNTGFGKLANKRIAPEDVETLQRNLILSHCAGVGEPFDQATTRLIMVLKLISLGRGASGVRMEVIRQLEQMLVKEVTPVIPSQGSVGASGDLAPLAHMAAAMMGEGEAWYRGDRMPAKNALAAANLKPLVLGAKEGLGLINGTQVSTALALSGLFNAWRAVTSALITGAMSTDAAMGSSAPFRPEIHSVRGHKGQIDSASFLRDVMEGSEIRESHRDGDERVQDPYCIRCQPQVMGACIDLLRQAARTLEIEANAATDNPLVFDDGSIVSGGNFHAEPVAFAADQIALAIAEIGSIAQRRIALMVDPTLSHGLPAFLTPEPGLNSGFMIAEVTSAALMSENKQRANPCSTDSTPTSCNQEDHVSMACHGARRLGPMNENLFKIIGIELLTAAQGIEFRKPLKTSPALQSVIANVRKTILTLEADRFMADDLKKAGEMIAMNEVTANTEMKLS, encoded by the coding sequence ATGAGCACCTTACTAATTCCGGGATCCGTGAGCTTAACGACTTTGGAGACCGTCTATCGAGGCGGGGAACCGGCGGGGCTCGATCCGGTATGTCATCAAGGTATTCAGAGATCAGCAGAGATTTTAGCGGTAGCTGCAAAGGGCGATGACCCCGTTTATGGTGTTAACACCGGTTTCGGCAAACTCGCTAATAAACGCATCGCGCCTGAAGATGTTGAGACGCTTCAGCGGAATCTGATCCTGTCCCATTGCGCCGGCGTCGGCGAACCGTTCGATCAAGCCACTACGCGTCTGATTATGGTGCTGAAGCTCATCTCGCTTGGGCGCGGCGCGTCAGGCGTACGCATGGAGGTCATCCGGCAACTTGAACAGATGCTCGTGAAAGAAGTAACGCCGGTAATCCCGTCACAAGGTTCCGTCGGCGCATCGGGAGATCTCGCGCCACTCGCGCATATGGCGGCGGCAATGATGGGGGAAGGCGAGGCATGGTACCGCGGCGACCGGATGCCAGCTAAAAATGCGCTCGCCGCAGCAAACCTGAAGCCCCTCGTTCTTGGCGCGAAAGAGGGATTGGGCCTGATTAATGGCACTCAGGTTTCAACGGCGCTGGCGTTATCAGGCTTATTCAATGCATGGCGTGCTGTGACTTCGGCGCTCATTACCGGCGCCATGTCCACTGATGCCGCAATGGGGTCGTCTGCGCCGTTCCGGCCGGAGATTCATTCTGTGCGCGGACATAAAGGTCAAATCGACTCCGCCTCATTCCTGCGCGACGTGATGGAGGGCTCCGAAATTCGCGAAAGCCATCGCGACGGAGACGAGCGGGTTCAGGACCCCTATTGTATTCGCTGTCAGCCGCAAGTGATGGGCGCTTGCATAGACTTGCTGCGGCAGGCGGCGAGGACGCTGGAGATTGAGGCCAACGCCGCGACAGATAATCCGCTTGTATTTGACGATGGCTCTATCGTTTCCGGCGGCAACTTCCATGCAGAGCCGGTCGCCTTTGCCGCCGATCAGATTGCGCTGGCCATCGCCGAAATCGGCTCGATCGCCCAGCGGCGCATCGCGTTGATGGTCGATCCCACCTTGTCACATGGCCTGCCCGCATTTTTGACGCCCGAACCGGGATTGAATTCCGGTTTCATGATTGCGGAAGTGACCTCAGCCGCACTGATGAGCGAGAACAAGCAGCGCGCAAATCCTTGCTCGACAGATTCAACGCCGACTTCGTGCAATCAGGAAGACCATGTTTCCATGGCATGCCATGGCGCGCGCAGGCTCGGCCCCATGAACGAGAACCTGTTCAAGATTATCGGCATCGAATTGCTTACAGCGGCGCAAGGCATAGAGTTTCGCAAGCCGTTGAAAACGAGCCCCGCTTTGCAAAGCGTCATTGCGAATGTGCGCAAAACAATCCTGACGCTTGAGGCCGACCGCTTTATGGCGGACGATTTGAAAAAAGCGGGGGAGATGATCGCTATGAACGAAGTAACGGCCAACACTGAAATGAAATTGTCATGA